The proteins below come from a single Thunnus thynnus chromosome 10, fThuThy2.1, whole genome shotgun sequence genomic window:
- the LOC137191658 gene encoding urokinase plasminogen activator surface receptor-like isoform X2: MHLLTLIFGIVLLPKAYTLMCYDCEKTMSGSCTETKECPLQCGAMRMLAYAGGKKVSDVSMKSCVTADQCGEMSVNFGVARTVIASKCCTTDLCNKEPVPEPSKSNPNGKKCYHCNGQTCTATLNCEGNEDYCISTSVNAGGQKTTVKGCASKLICSDALAAQITGTVGAEVSCCLGDYCNSASSTSAGLLLLVAPLVSLVLFS; the protein is encoded by the exons ATGCATCTCCTTACGCTGATCTTTGGGATTGTGCTTCTTCCTAAAG CCTACACCCTGATGTGCTATGACTGTGAAAAGACAATGTCAGGAAGCTGCACAGAGACAAAAGAATGCCCCTTGCAGTGTGGTGCAATGAGAATGCTTGCATATGCAG GTGGTAAAAAAGTGTCAGATGTCTCAATGAAAAGTTGTGTCACCGCTGATCAGTGTGGTGAGATGTCAGTCAACTTCGGAGTGGCCAGAACTGTAATTGCCAGCAAGTGTTGCACCACTGACCTCTGCAACAAGGAACCCGTCCCTG AGCCCAGTAAATCCAATCCCAATGGTAAAAAGTGCTATCATTGCAATGGACAAACGTGCACTGCAACTCTAAACTGTGAGGGGAATGAGGACTACTGCATCTCAACATCCG TGAATGCAGGAGGCCAAAAGACAACCGTGAAGGGCTGTGCATCCAAGCTCATATGCTCTGATGCATTAGCTGCACAAATAACAGGGACCGTTGGAGCAGAAGTTAGCTGCTGTCTGGGCGATTACTGCAACAGTGCCAGCAGCACAAGTGCTGGCCTTCTGCTCCTGGTGGCCCCGCTGGTCTCTTTGGTTCTGTTCTCTTAA
- the LOC137191658 gene encoding urokinase plasminogen activator surface receptor-like isoform X1 produces the protein MHLLTLIFGIVLLPKAAYTLMCYDCEKTMSGSCTETKECPLQCGAMRMLAYAGGKKVSDVSMKSCVTADQCGEMSVNFGVARTVIASKCCTTDLCNKEPVPEPSKSNPNGKKCYHCNGQTCTATLNCEGNEDYCISTSVNAGGQKTTVKGCASKLICSDALAAQITGTVGAEVSCCLGDYCNSASSTSAGLLLLVAPLVSLVLFS, from the exons ATGCATCTCCTTACGCTGATCTTTGGGATTGTGCTTCTTCCTAAAG CAGCCTACACCCTGATGTGCTATGACTGTGAAAAGACAATGTCAGGAAGCTGCACAGAGACAAAAGAATGCCCCTTGCAGTGTGGTGCAATGAGAATGCTTGCATATGCAG GTGGTAAAAAAGTGTCAGATGTCTCAATGAAAAGTTGTGTCACCGCTGATCAGTGTGGTGAGATGTCAGTCAACTTCGGAGTGGCCAGAACTGTAATTGCCAGCAAGTGTTGCACCACTGACCTCTGCAACAAGGAACCCGTCCCTG AGCCCAGTAAATCCAATCCCAATGGTAAAAAGTGCTATCATTGCAATGGACAAACGTGCACTGCAACTCTAAACTGTGAGGGGAATGAGGACTACTGCATCTCAACATCCG TGAATGCAGGAGGCCAAAAGACAACCGTGAAGGGCTGTGCATCCAAGCTCATATGCTCTGATGCATTAGCTGCACAAATAACAGGGACCGTTGGAGCAGAAGTTAGCTGCTGTCTGGGCGATTACTGCAACAGTGCCAGCAGCACAAGTGCTGGCCTTCTGCTCCTGGTGGCCCCGCTGGTCTCTTTGGTTCTGTTCTCTTAA